ACCAAGAGTTTTAGAAATACTTACAAATGAACTTGAGAATATAGTTGGAGCTAAATTCTTTGTAGAGCCAGACCCTGTAAAAGCTGCAGGACAAATAATAGAAAGAATAGAACAAAAACGTAAGGTTTTAGAAGAAATGTTCGAGAAAAAGGAAGAATTAGCAAAAGCTTAAAAATAAACTGAGAAGGTGATAAAACATGAAAATAGCTGTAACAGGAAAAGGTGGAGTGGGAAAAACAACATTTTCAGCAATGCTTTCTAGAATATATGCAGACGAAGGTTATCGAGTTTTATCAGTTGATGCAGATCCTGATGCCAATTTAGCATTGGCATTGGGATTTCCTCAAAAGCTAATAGATGAAATAGTACCTATATCAGAAATGAAAAATTTAGTAGAAGAAAGAACTAGTGCACAAGCCGGAACGTTTGCTAAGATGTTTAAGATGAATCCAAAAGTTGATGATATACCTGATAGATATTGCAAGGAGTACAATGGAGTAGGGGTTCTTAGTATGGGAACTATTGATACGGGAGGATCTGGTTGTGTTTGCCCTGAACATGTACTATTAAAAAGACTTACTTCTCATTTAATTCTTCAAAATAAAGATGTAGTTGTTATGGATATGGAAGCTGGTATTGAACACTTGGCAAGAGGGACAGCTCAAGGTGTAGATGCCTTTATAGTAGTTGTTGAACCTGGAGAAAGAAGTCTTCAGACTTATAGAAAGGTAAAAAAACTAGGTGAAGATATAGGAGTAGGCAAAGTTTGGGTAGTCGCGAATAAGATAAGAAATGAAAAAGACGAATATTTTATATTAGATAATGTAAAAAAAGAAGAACTTTTAGGTTTTATATATTATAATGAAGATGTAATAAATTCAGATAGGCAAAATTTATCTCCTTATGATAATAGT
The window above is part of the Tepidibacter aestuarii genome. Proteins encoded here:
- a CDS encoding ATP-binding protein — its product is MKIAVTGKGGVGKTTFSAMLSRIYADEGYRVLSVDADPDANLALALGFPQKLIDEIVPISEMKNLVEERTSAQAGTFAKMFKMNPKVDDIPDRYCKEYNGVGVLSMGTIDTGGSGCVCPEHVLLKRLTSHLILQNKDVVVMDMEAGIEHLARGTAQGVDAFIVVVEPGERSLQTYRKVKKLGEDIGVGKVWVVANKIRNEKDEYFILDNVKKEELLGFIYYNEDVINSDRQNLSPYDNSEKTREEIKYIKQKIQGGI